Genomic segment of Cygnus atratus isolate AKBS03 ecotype Queensland, Australia unplaced genomic scaffold, CAtr_DNAZoo_HiC_assembly HiC_scaffold_381, whole genome shotgun sequence:
TTCGTGTCTCGCTGGCTTCACCTCGACGCCTCGCGTGCCACCAGCAGGACTACTACAGAGAgaaccaagaagaaaatattccagcagCAAATATACGTTAGCTTTCTAGGTTCAACAAAGTTGTCTGTAGTACTATAGCACTAAATATTCTTAGTATGGATTACAAACATTGCTATGAAAATGGCAAATATGATAGGTTACAGTGGGCAAGACCCTACTTAGGACAGATGAGGTACATATACGTAGATATATTTGATGACATTACCGAAGAACCTCGATGGCTAGTGTGCAAAAAGAATGGCTTTGCGTGTGCCTCGTGCAACACCTCCGCCTCGCTCCTTCCAGCAATGGCACGTCGAGCTCTCGAGTACCACCAGCCGGACTGGCCGCAGGCGCGCCGCTCAGGGCTCTTAtagccagccaccttttgtgagGCCGTAGGGCGACAGTGACGGTGTGGTGGCATCACAAGGGTGTCGAGGTGCCCCTGATGTCAGCACCGCCAGAGGTCTCCTGGCTGCGGTGAGACAATGCTGACGTGAGATGGCTGCTCCACGCTGACAGGAGCCACgcctgccaggctggggtccaGGCCAGGAGGTCGGCCTGCGGCCTGGGACCTgcccctgggagccagggatgTCCTTGACGTGCAGCTGGACACCCGAGCGTTGGACACATCCTGAAGAGAGCACGGAAACGACGAGTATAGAACACAAAATATGGAACAATAACCTGAAGGGAGTTAAGAAAGCGCTGTTAAGaaagaatacctgctttctaATTCCCCAAAACGAGCCTTGGAAAGCTACGGGGCTTTTTGCGTTTCACCATTGAGAAGGACACAAGAAGAAAGTGAGGAACAACTTATCGCCTGGGAAGGTGGAAATTGGCCAGAGAAAGTGGCAACGTGCATGAGAAATCTAGGGTTGTTTAGAGAAAACCAGGAACATGACCACCTCTTGTCTGTCTCGCGAGGATGAGAGAAATGAACAGCGCCTCAATGGTTACCTGAAGTGGTGGCGTTCTACGCCATCTTATGACCCCTCAGTCCCCATTCAGCAGAAACCTGCTGTTTCTCTCAGAAAACACCAGTGATGTTGAGAAAAGGCGAAAAATCTCTGACTCTCATATATCCACGGCATGAATGCGTAGGCCTCTTTGTCCTCCCATTTGAAATCAGGCCAAAAGCATGGGGATAGATACATGACCCTCAATCTCAATTCACTTTTAGGCTTATTCACTGAATTGAAACAAATTTGAGAGATGTAGAAATTTTATGTGTCTTTAAAatctaaaccaaaccaaaccaaaagaaaaaactatgGAAGAGGGACTGAATGTCCaaagtggggctggggggaggaatGGCAGGCAACTATTTGGGTTGTCAAATTCACCCACATTATTAATTGACATAATGCATGCTGCCTCTTTGTCAAGTCATCCTGCAGCTGCAATAATTCATCAGAGAGCCAGGAAATGCTCCAAGTGAAGGTATCTTTATTTAGAGCAAACTCCGAcctgttttattctcttctctcttctttctttgcttgtgcGTGCGGTAGGTGGGATTGTGGTTCCACTCCGGTGTTTTGCCGTTGATTTTGCTTGGGCCGAGGTTATTCCCTGGGCAGGCTCCTTGCAATGTAGTGAGggctctttgtttttctccttaggTGATGGCCATCGCCACTCTGGCCGCCTGCTATAACAACAAGCAGGTGTTCAGGGGCGTAGTGAAGATCCGGAAGGGACAAGCCGTCACTCTGATGATGGATGCCACAAACATACAGGCTGTCAAAGCCATCATGTACCAGTATGTGGAAGAGGTAGGTTGAGCAGCTTGCTTCGAGTCATTTCTGGCTGTTGCTGTTCTTGTTCCTGGTGTGGAATTGGCAGTCCCTTGCAGACCCACGAACCTGTTAATCCCTTTGTTACGTCTCTATTAGTCCATCACCAGGGCATGGCGATGCCTGACATGGTTTTGGCCTGGACCAAACTGGGTGCTTGACATTCCTTAAATATACCCTCGGTCTGCGCCTGCGTTGAGAGGCAGAGACCAAGGTCTTGTCTTCATTCTGGTCAAGAGCAAGATGAGTCAGCTTTCACAGCGTGAGGGCTTCCTCTCTCTGAGCGGGCAAGAGGACTGGTTCTTCTGAACAGGTTGCATCACCTCCCCGCAGACAGCTCCATGGTGAGCGCTCTTGTTTACACCGTGTCCGTAGTTGCAGCGAGTGTGATGCAGTCTGTGGTTCCACTTCATGGGCAGCAGTAAATGAGGGCAGCTCGTCTCCGGTTGTTAAGCAGTGGGACTCCTGGCTTTGGGGCGCTGTGGATGTTAAAAGTTTATGTGGAAGGACAGCTGGTGGGTGGActcctaggggaaaaaataatccagtgaGGGCTGTTAGATCATTCTGCATGTGGGAGACCCAAAACCGTGAGTTATTAGAGCTTCTTCTGCAGGCAGACCAAACCTATGACAAGGGACAGTGACACCTTAGCCTAGAGGAAGGTCTGGATGCCTCCAGAAAACTCATGCAGACCACGAAAAGAAGACCCCAAAAACAATGGCATTATCCGACTGAGGTGGCTGTCACCTGGTTTGGGGTGGGCTGCAGCATGCCGGCAGTGAGTGAGGTTTGCTGGGCTAGAGCCGCTTGCCCCAGCACCACCGCCTGTAGTCAGTCAATGGATTGTGTTTGAGGCCCTGCAGCCCATCTCCCATCACGGGGTGCCCTCAAGAGGCTGCCTGGCTTAACGCACTTCTCAAGGGAAGCGGGCCCTGGCCCCATGCAGCAGCTGGgccttagaatcacagaatcacagagtcattaaagttggaaaagacctccgagatgatctggtccaaccatccccctaccaccaatgtcacccactaaaccatgtccctaagcaccacgtccagcctttccttgaacacccccagggacggtgactccaccacctccctgggcaacccgtcccaatgcctgactgctctttctgagaagaaatgtctccgcatttccaacctgaacctcccctggcataacttgaggccattccctctagtcacagaatcatctaggttggaagagacttccaagatcaccgagtccaacctctgacctaacactaaccagccctccactaaaccatatcactaagctctacatctaaacggCTTTTCAAGACgtccagggatggtgactcaaccacttccctgggcagcccatcccaatgcctaacagccctgtcagtaaagaagttcttcctgatagTCCTATCACTgattacctgtgagaagaggctgacccccagctccccacaccttcctttcaggcagttgcagagagcaatgaggtctcccctgaacctcctctgctccagactaaacacccccggtgccctcagccgctcctcacaggacttgtgctccaggcccttcaccagcttcgtagccctgctctggacatgctccagggcctcgatgtccatcttgtagtgagggacccaaaactgagcacagcactcgaggtgcagcctcagcagagcagagttcagggggacgatcacctccgtggtcctgctgctccagggcaGTCCCCCACTGAGTTAACTCCTGAGGACCATGCCTTGTGCCCCATGATCTTCCTCTTCCGGGCATGTGTTTCCCTTGTTTAAGGAGCCCAttattcctccttcccctccgcAGATCTACCAGAAGATCCCCAGCACGGACCCTTCGTCCAACAAGACGCAGCAGATCATCGCCTCCATCCGCGCCATGAGCCTGCCCGGCGGCCCCATGGCCTCGCGCCACCACTACTCCCCCATCTACCTGTCGTGCGCCATGCTGCTGGCCGCCCTCAGCTGGCAGTACCTCAGCACCATCTTCAAGGCCGCCGAAGAGTACGTCCAGGCGGGCGAGAACTGAAGGGCGGGCAGGCGGTGGGAGAGAAGAGATGGTCGGCGGACGGGCAGCAGAGGCGGGAGGCTCCTTGCCCCTGCTGGTGGGGACAGCCGGGTGCCACCGGGCCCGCGGGCGGTGATGAGGACGGGACGCCGGTGGCCTGGAGCCCCTGTGGGGACAGCATGGCGTCGCCAGGCTCCGCTCCTCACCTCTCTTGCTGCCTGCGTGGCTGGTTGCAAGCACCAATCGGAGTCTTACTGTTTGCGGTTGAATTTGGATTTTggtttttccctcctttcctgtTGGACAGTTTACCTGATTACTACCgattggatttttctttttttttttttttggttaggaTGGTTGAAATAGAAACTCCAGTTGCCTCTTTTCTTGCTTGAGATTTGAGACGCCTTTCCAGCTCAGAGCCGCGGGACGGGAGCCTTTTCTGGGTTTGGCCTCCCTTTCTTACACAGCCCCTTTTCCCCACGCGGAGGGCTCTGGCTTCAGCCAGGAGGCACTGCACTTAGCCAGCAGAAAGCTCTGGCCATCTTCTGGCCACCAGCCCGGGCTGGTTGCCCTCCTGGCACCTGGAACCAGGGGCGATCTTCACCTTTCTGTCGTTGTATTTGAGGAGGCTGCTAGGCTTGAAACGAGCCCTTTCCTTGCTCAGTGTCGGAGGcgtgctgctctggctgctggaaCGTGCACCCTGCCCAAAGCCGGCTCTTGCAGCTCCTTCGTACAGGTGGCACTGTGCGTTGCAAAGCTTTGGGTTTTAGCAGCTGGGGAGG
This window contains:
- the LOC118256542 gene encoding squalene synthase-like; translated protein: MAIATLAACYNNKQVFRGVVKIRKGQAVTLMMDATNIQAVKAIMYQYVEEIYQKIPSTDPSSNKTQQIIASIRAMSLPGGPMASRHHYSPIYLSCAMLLAALSWQYLSTIFKAAEEYVQAGEN